A section of the Candidatus Manganitrophus noduliformans genome encodes:
- the hypF gene encoding carbamoyltransferase HypF has translation MRVEPIERRRIQLKGLLQGVGFRPFVFRLATDLGLSGAVWNGPEGVTIEIEGARPNLETFLLRIEQERPIHAVIDRIDSTPLDPIGEARFEIRESDCAGARETSVPPDLATCADCLRETLDPANRRYRYPFTNCTDCGPRFSMIESLPYDRSNTTMRHFPMCDACRMEYENPSDRRFHAEPNACPACGPHLELWEPDGRVIASHGPALGAAADALRQGKIIAVKGLGGFHLMVDAAIEDAVRRLRARKEREAKPLALMFPTLESIQRACHVSELEAALLHSSEAPIVLLKKLSASHSAIRNPQSEIALSVAPDNPYLGVLLPYTPLHHLLMSELGFPVVATSGNRSEEPICTDENDALRRLAGIADLFLVHNRPIVRPLDDSVVRVIAVRPLILRRARGYAPLSFQIESNRSLLAVGGHLKNTVAISAGGKITLSQHLGDLANAETDRTFRQAIADLKKLYHHSPDAVVCDLHPDYRSTQFTRETGLPLWPVQHHYAHLLSCMAEHRLEGPLLGIAWDGSGLGPDGTLWGGEFLKIDERSFQRAAHFRTFRLPGGERAMREPRRSALGLLYETFGERAFEGRAALSAFNAEERRILKKMLEAGFNAPLTSSAGRLFDAVASLLGLKQTSRFEGEAAMALEFSCEGIETEEAYPFRILERGTPKSPLIIDWAPLIEAILGELEQSRPIGEIAALFHNTLSEIMVSVARRIGEEKVVLTGGCFQNKVLTERAVARLYAEGFQPYRHQQIPPNDGGLAVGQILAALRSQKER, from the coding sequence GTGAGGGTCGAACCGATCGAACGACGGCGGATTCAACTGAAGGGACTTCTCCAGGGGGTCGGATTCCGTCCGTTTGTCTTTCGGCTGGCGACCGATCTGGGGCTTTCCGGCGCGGTCTGGAATGGACCGGAAGGGGTGACGATCGAAATCGAAGGGGCTCGACCGAACCTGGAAACCTTTCTCCTTCGAATCGAACAGGAGCGGCCGATCCATGCGGTGATCGACCGAATCGACAGCACCCCCCTCGACCCGATCGGGGAAGCGCGCTTCGAAATCCGCGAGAGCGACTGCGCCGGCGCGAGGGAGACTTCGGTTCCTCCCGATCTTGCGACCTGCGCCGACTGCCTCCGAGAGACCCTCGATCCTGCGAACCGCCGCTACCGCTATCCCTTCACGAACTGCACCGATTGCGGCCCCCGCTTCAGCATGATCGAGTCGCTTCCATATGATCGGTCCAATACGACCATGCGGCACTTCCCGATGTGCGACGCTTGTCGCATGGAATACGAAAATCCATCCGACCGGCGATTCCACGCCGAGCCGAACGCCTGCCCCGCCTGCGGACCGCATCTTGAATTATGGGAGCCGGATGGCAGGGTCATCGCGTCGCATGGTCCGGCGCTCGGCGCGGCCGCCGACGCGCTGCGTCAGGGGAAAATCATTGCGGTCAAAGGGCTCGGCGGATTTCACCTGATGGTCGATGCCGCAATTGAAGACGCTGTTCGCCGCCTGCGTGCGCGCAAAGAACGCGAGGCGAAGCCGCTCGCACTAATGTTCCCGACATTGGAATCGATTCAGCGTGCGTGTCACGTCTCCGAGCTGGAAGCCGCCCTCCTCCATTCCTCGGAAGCGCCGATCGTCCTTCTGAAAAAGTTGTCGGCGTCCCACTCCGCAATCCGCAATCCGCAATCCGAAATCGCCCTTTCCGTGGCTCCCGATAATCCTTACCTCGGCGTCCTCCTCCCCTACACCCCGCTTCATCATCTCCTGATGTCGGAGCTCGGCTTTCCGGTCGTCGCCACCAGCGGCAATCGGTCCGAGGAACCGATCTGCACCGATGAAAACGACGCCCTTCGGCGGCTCGCCGGAATCGCCGATCTCTTCTTGGTCCATAACCGGCCGATCGTCCGGCCTCTCGACGACTCGGTTGTCCGGGTGATTGCAGTACGTCCGCTCATCTTGCGACGGGCACGCGGGTATGCCCCTCTCTCGTTTCAGATCGAGTCGAACCGATCCCTTCTTGCCGTCGGAGGACATCTGAAGAATACCGTCGCGATTTCCGCCGGAGGGAAGATCACGCTCAGCCAACATCTTGGCGATCTTGCGAATGCCGAAACCGACCGAACCTTCCGGCAGGCGATCGCCGACCTGAAAAAACTGTATCATCATTCCCCCGACGCCGTCGTCTGCGATCTCCACCCCGATTATCGTTCGACCCAATTCACCCGAGAAACCGGATTGCCGCTCTGGCCCGTTCAGCACCACTATGCCCATCTCCTCTCCTGCATGGCGGAGCATCGATTGGAAGGACCTCTTTTAGGGATCGCTTGGGATGGAAGCGGCCTCGGTCCCGACGGGACCCTCTGGGGCGGGGAATTTTTGAAAATCGACGAGCGCTCGTTTCAACGGGCCGCCCACTTCCGAACCTTCCGCCTTCCGGGGGGCGAGCGGGCGATGCGGGAGCCGCGACGATCCGCGCTCGGTCTTCTCTATGAAACGTTCGGGGAGCGCGCCTTTGAGGGACGGGCCGCTCTTTCCGCATTCAACGCGGAAGAGCGCCGTATTCTGAAAAAGATGCTGGAAGCCGGATTCAATGCGCCATTGACCTCCAGCGCCGGACGCCTCTTCGATGCAGTCGCCTCCCTCCTCGGCCTGAAACAGACGAGCCGGTTCGAAGGAGAGGCGGCGATGGCGCTGGAGTTTTCCTGCGAAGGAATCGAGACGGAAGAGGCTTATCCATTTCGGATTCTGGAGCGCGGGACGCCGAAGTCCCCACTCATCATCGACTGGGCGCCGCTCATCGAGGCGATTCTCGGAGAGCTCGAACAATCCCGTCCCATCGGAGAGATCGCCGCCCTCTTCCACAACACCCTCTCCGAAATCATGGTGTCGGTCGCCCGACGGATCGGCGAAGAGAAGGTGGTCCTGACCGGGGGCTGTTTTCAAAACAAGGTTCTCACCGAGAGAGCGGTTGCACGGCTCTACGCCGAAGGCTTCCAGCCTTACCGGCATCAGCAGATTCCGCCGAACGACGGCGGCTTGGCGGTGGGGCAGATCCTCGCCGCCCTTCGCTCGCAGAAGGAGAGATGA
- a CDS encoding hydrogenase maturation nickel metallochaperone HypA, translated as MHESSLISGLIRQIESIVHPPPVRKVVGVTLRIGPLCATNPDHLRDHFLLAAKGTIAEGAELKVETIDDPADPNAASVILRSIEVEE; from the coding sequence ATGCATGAATCGTCGCTTATCTCCGGACTGATACGGCAAATCGAATCGATTGTTCACCCTCCACCGGTCCGTAAAGTGGTCGGGGTGACCCTTCGGATCGGTCCGCTCTGCGCCACCAATCCGGACCATCTTCGAGATCATTTTCTTCTTGCCGCGAAGGGAACGATCGCAGAGGGAGCGGAACTGAAGGTCGAGACAATAGACGATCCCGCAGACCCGAATGCCGCGTCGGTCATTCTCAGGAGCATCGAGGTGGAGGAGTGA
- a CDS encoding hydrogenase maturation protease: MENRLSKIFVVGIGNDYRWDDAAGRIVARRLKTGAPLSTEIFEETGEGTSLLEAWRGAEDVFLIDAVQSGAPPGTVHRIDVSTQPLPASLFRHSTHAFGIAEAVELARVLHQLPPRLIIYGIEGERFDAGVGLSPAVEKAVAEVEARLREEIIKKG; this comes from the coding sequence ATGGAAAATCGTCTTTCAAAGATCTTTGTCGTCGGGATCGGAAACGACTACCGTTGGGACGACGCCGCCGGACGGATCGTCGCACGGAGGCTCAAAACGGGGGCCCCTCTCAGCACCGAAATTTTTGAGGAGACCGGCGAGGGGACGTCCCTTCTGGAGGCCTGGCGGGGGGCCGAAGATGTTTTCTTGATCGATGCCGTTCAGTCGGGCGCGCCGCCGGGGACCGTTCATCGGATCGACGTGTCGACACAGCCGCTTCCGGCCTCTCTCTTCCGTCATTCGACGCATGCCTTCGGGATCGCCGAAGCGGTCGAGCTGGCCCGGGTGCTTCATCAGCTTCCTCCCCGGCTGATTATCTACGGAATTGAGGGAGAGCGGTTCGATGCAGGCGTGGGTCTCTCACCTGCAGTCGAGAAAGCGGTCGCCGAGGTGGAAGCACGGCTTCGAGAAGAGATCATTAAGAAGGGATAA
- a CDS encoding Ni/Fe hydrogenase subunit alpha, translating to MKKKTIRVDHLARVEGEGALTVTIKDGQVVDAQLRIFEPPRFFEAFLRGRSFTEAADITSRICGICPVAYQMSAVHAMEDACGVKVDGSLRALRRLIYCGEWIESHVLHIYMLHAPDFLGYAGAIEMAKDHAGIVQRGLQIKKAGNAIISLMGGRSIHPINVRLGGFFKTPTKRELASLTDRLLWARDAAVETVRWAATLPFPDYERDYEFVALRHPDEYPFNEGRLVSNKGLDLSVREYDEHFEEEQVPHSNALHSKIRGRGGYFVGPMARYNLNFDRLSPLAQEAARAAGLGPACRNPFKGILIRGVEVVYAFDEALRIIAAYEAPEHPAVPVLPRPAVGYAATEAPRGTLYHRYRIDEQGTILDAKIVPPTSQNQKVMEDDLRRVVEKEIDLPQEKLTWRCEQTIRNYDPCISCSTHFLRLEIRRG from the coding sequence ATGAAGAAAAAGACCATCCGGGTTGATCACCTCGCCCGGGTCGAAGGGGAAGGGGCGCTCACCGTCACGATCAAAGACGGTCAGGTCGTCGATGCGCAGCTTCGGATCTTCGAGCCCCCCCGCTTCTTCGAAGCGTTCCTGCGGGGCCGCAGCTTCACCGAGGCGGCCGACATCACCTCGCGGATCTGCGGCATCTGCCCCGTCGCCTATCAGATGAGCGCCGTACACGCAATGGAAGATGCCTGCGGGGTCAAAGTCGACGGTTCGCTCCGCGCACTGCGGCGGCTGATCTACTGCGGCGAGTGGATCGAAAGCCATGTCCTCCACATCTATATGCTCCATGCTCCCGACTTCCTCGGTTATGCCGGGGCGATCGAAATGGCGAAGGACCATGCCGGCATCGTTCAACGCGGGCTCCAGATCAAGAAGGCCGGGAATGCGATCATCAGCCTGATGGGAGGCCGATCGATCCACCCGATCAATGTCCGGCTCGGCGGTTTTTTCAAAACACCGACGAAGCGCGAGCTCGCCTCGCTGACCGATCGTCTGTTATGGGCGCGCGATGCCGCCGTTGAAACCGTTCGGTGGGCGGCCACCCTCCCTTTCCCCGATTACGAGCGGGACTATGAGTTCGTGGCGCTGCGCCACCCGGACGAATACCCATTCAATGAGGGCCGGTTGGTTTCGAACAAAGGATTGGATCTCTCGGTCCGGGAGTACGACGAACATTTTGAGGAGGAGCAGGTCCCCCACTCCAACGCCCTCCACTCGAAAATCCGCGGCCGCGGCGGTTACTTTGTCGGCCCGATGGCAAGATACAATCTCAATTTCGATCGCCTCTCCCCGCTCGCGCAGGAGGCGGCCCGCGCCGCCGGTTTGGGACCGGCCTGCCGGAATCCGTTTAAGGGGATCCTGATCCGGGGAGTCGAAGTGGTCTACGCCTTCGATGAAGCGTTGCGGATCATTGCCGCCTATGAAGCGCCGGAACATCCGGCCGTTCCGGTTTTGCCTCGTCCGGCGGTCGGCTATGCCGCCACCGAGGCGCCGCGCGGGACCCTCTACCATCGCTACCGGATCGACGAACAGGGGACGATCCTCGATGCGAAGATTGTCCCGCCGACCTCCCAGAATCAAAAGGTGATGGAGGACGATCTGCGCCGGGTGGTTGAGAAAGAGATCGATCTCCCCCAGGAGAAGCTGACCTGGCGATGCGAGCAGACAATTCGAAACTACGACCCCTGTATCTCCTGTTCGACCCACTTTCTTCGGCTGGAGATCAGGAGGGGATAA
- a CDS encoding oxidoreductase, giving the protein MAVWKFASCDGCQLTLLNCEDELLPIAGEVEIVYFREATRADGKGPYDLSLVDGSITTPRDAAAIQEIRKRSKYLVSIGACATAGGIQALRNFRDVKEFVSMVYATPAYINTLEKSTPIAAHVPVDYELRGCPINKNQLIEVIRAYLQGRKPVIPSHSVCIDCKRKGNICVMVAHGTPCLGPVTHTGCGVLCPSYNRGCYGCFGPMETPNTGSLSEGWRRLGTNEADLLRVFRNFNADAEAFRKESLRHEEKDHPG; this is encoded by the coding sequence ATGGCCGTCTGGAAGTTCGCCTCCTGCGACGGCTGCCAGCTCACCCTGCTGAACTGCGAGGACGAGCTCCTTCCGATTGCCGGCGAGGTCGAGATCGTCTACTTTCGGGAGGCGACCCGCGCCGACGGAAAAGGCCCTTATGACCTCTCTCTGGTCGACGGCTCCATCACCACCCCGCGGGATGCGGCGGCGATTCAGGAGATCCGGAAGAGGTCGAAGTATCTCGTCTCGATCGGCGCTTGCGCGACGGCCGGAGGAATTCAAGCGCTTCGGAACTTCCGGGATGTGAAGGAGTTCGTCTCGATGGTCTACGCCACCCCCGCCTACATCAACACGCTGGAGAAATCGACCCCGATCGCGGCGCATGTTCCGGTCGATTACGAGCTGCGCGGCTGCCCGATCAACAAGAACCAATTGATCGAGGTGATCCGCGCCTATTTGCAGGGACGAAAACCGGTGATCCCTTCCCATTCCGTCTGCATCGACTGCAAGCGGAAGGGAAACATCTGCGTGATGGTCGCGCACGGCACCCCCTGTCTCGGACCGGTCACCCACACCGGCTGCGGCGTCCTTTGTCCCAGCTACAACCGCGGCTGCTACGGCTGCTTCGGACCGATGGAGACGCCGAACACCGGCTCGCTCAGCGAAGGGTGGCGCCGGCTCGGGACGAACGAGGCCGATCTTCTCCGCGTCTTTCGAAATTTCAACGCCGATGCCGAAGCGTTTCGCAAGGAGAGCCTGCGCCATGAAGAAAAAGACCATCCGGGTTGA
- a CDS encoding FAD/NAD(P)-binding protein, producing MVNDPFLPHPAEIAEVRRETPGVYTYRLRFRDEALRRGYRFLPGQFNMVYVFGVGEVAISIVSDPDDPELLDHTIRIVGNVTGALERLKEGDTIGLRGPYGSAWPLKEAEGKEVIVVTGGLGCAPVVSVINYIAQRRERYGKLKILHGVKTPKDLLYRERFRAWERHPNTEVYLTVDHPDKAWKYNVGVVTNLFDQVEIDPRHSIVMMCGPEIMMRATARSLLSRGVAADRIYVSLERNMKCAIAFCGHCQIGPTFVCREGPVYRYDRIQPWFEMREI from the coding sequence ATGGTAAATGATCCCTTTCTCCCTCATCCCGCCGAGATCGCCGAAGTCCGCCGGGAAACGCCGGGGGTCTACACCTATCGTCTCCGCTTTCGAGACGAAGCGCTGAGACGGGGCTACCGTTTTCTCCCCGGCCAGTTCAACATGGTCTATGTTTTCGGCGTGGGAGAGGTGGCGATCTCGATCGTCTCCGATCCGGATGATCCCGAGTTGCTCGACCACACGATCCGGATCGTTGGAAATGTCACCGGCGCGCTGGAGCGGCTGAAGGAGGGGGATACGATCGGACTTCGAGGTCCTTACGGAAGCGCCTGGCCGCTGAAAGAGGCCGAAGGGAAAGAGGTCATCGTCGTAACCGGCGGTCTCGGCTGCGCGCCGGTCGTCTCGGTGATCAACTACATCGCCCAACGGCGGGAGCGATACGGTAAATTAAAAATCCTTCATGGGGTGAAGACACCGAAAGACCTTCTTTACCGGGAGCGGTTCCGGGCCTGGGAGCGCCATCCGAACACGGAGGTGTACCTGACCGTCGATCATCCCGACAAAGCGTGGAAGTACAACGTCGGCGTGGTGACGAATCTTTTCGATCAGGTCGAGATCGATCCCCGACATTCCATTGTCATGATGTGCGGGCCGGAGATCATGATGCGCGCCACCGCCCGAAGCCTCCTCTCCCGCGGGGTCGCCGCCGATCGGATCTACGTCTCGTTGGAGCGGAACATGAAGTGCGCCATCGCTTTTTGCGGACACTGCCAGATCGGCCCGACGTTCGTCTGCCGGGAGGGACCGGTTTACCGATATGACCGGATTCAGCCGTGGTTCGAGATGAGAGAGATTTAG
- a CDS encoding 4Fe-4S dicluster domain-containing protein, with protein METSEPIPNRKEILEAGHLQRCFDSLKQSGYRLVGPTLQDGAIVYDELTSINDLPIGWTDAQEGATYRLKKRDDAAFFGYAVGPHSWKKYFLPSTRRLWRAERTDGGFQIIPEKEEIPKLALIGVRACELHAIAIQDKVFLEGAYVDPYYKAQRENVFIVALNCSVAGGTCFCVSMKSGPKATFGFDLALTEVLEKDRHYFVVEAGSERGEALLREIPHEKAREEEAAAADRVISRTAQQMGRSMKTDDVKELLYNNLEHPRWDDVAARCLACGNCTLVCPTCFCTTVEDVTDLTGNQTERWRKLDSCFTMDFSYIHGAGSVRSTHKGRYRQWMTHKLATWWDQFGTSGCVGCGRCITWCPVAIDITEEVRAIRGEKG; from the coding sequence ATGGAAACATCGGAACCGATCCCAAACCGAAAAGAAATTCTCGAAGCCGGCCACCTTCAACGCTGCTTCGATTCGCTGAAGCAATCGGGATACCGGCTCGTCGGGCCGACCCTTCAGGACGGCGCGATCGTCTACGACGAATTAACCTCCATCAACGACCTCCCGATCGGCTGGACCGATGCACAAGAAGGGGCCACCTATCGTCTGAAAAAAAGAGACGATGCCGCCTTCTTCGGCTATGCCGTCGGCCCCCATTCCTGGAAAAAATATTTCCTCCCCTCCACGAGACGCCTCTGGCGCGCCGAGCGAACAGACGGTGGTTTTCAGATTATTCCTGAAAAAGAGGAAATTCCCAAGCTTGCCTTGATCGGTGTCCGCGCCTGCGAGCTGCACGCCATCGCCATTCAAGACAAGGTTTTCCTGGAAGGGGCTTACGTCGATCCCTACTACAAGGCCCAGCGGGAGAACGTCTTCATCGTCGCCCTCAACTGTAGTGTCGCCGGCGGAACCTGTTTTTGCGTCTCGATGAAGAGCGGCCCGAAGGCGACGTTCGGGTTCGACCTTGCTCTGACGGAGGTCCTGGAAAAAGATCGGCACTACTTCGTCGTCGAGGCCGGCTCGGAGCGGGGGGAAGCCCTCCTTCGAGAAATCCCCCACGAAAAAGCGCGCGAGGAAGAAGCGGCGGCGGCCGATCGGGTCATCTCTCGCACCGCCCAACAGATGGGGCGATCCATGAAAACAGACGACGTGAAGGAACTGCTCTACAACAATCTGGAGCATCCCCGTTGGGACGATGTCGCCGCCCGCTGTCTCGCCTGCGGCAACTGCACCCTTGTCTGCCCCACCTGTTTCTGCACGACGGTCGAAGATGTCACCGATCTGACCGGAAACCAAACCGAGCGGTGGAGAAAGCTCGACTCCTGCTTTACGATGGACTTCTCTTACATTCACGGCGCCGGAAGCGTTCGATCGACCCACAAGGGCCGCTACCGTCAATGGATGACCCATAAGCTCGCCACCTGGTGGGATCAGTTCGGAACATCCGGCTGCGTCGGCTGCGGCCGCTGCATCACCTGGTGCCCCGTCGCCATCGACATCACCGAAGAGGTCCGGGCGATCCGAGGAGAAAAAGGATGA
- a CDS encoding CBS domain-containing protein, with the protein MKPYEIPTMNDRMTFKPLSIHPEDSTVKALGLMLDHEIRHLPVVEGDRLVGMISDRDIRQNWRITGGEMKEFGDVDQQIVSDLMSRHPISVREETSIHDAIKLMVEHKIGALPVVDIDNKLVGIFTEIDALQYCLVLIERY; encoded by the coding sequence ATGAAACCGTATGAAATTCCAACGATGAACGATCGGATGACTTTCAAACCGCTCTCAATCCACCCGGAAGATTCGACGGTCAAGGCGCTTGGGTTGATGTTGGATCACGAAATCCGGCATCTGCCCGTCGTGGAGGGGGACCGATTGGTCGGAATGATTTCGGATCGCGACATTCGGCAGAACTGGAGAATCACCGGAGGAGAGATGAAGGAATTCGGCGATGTCGATCAACAGATCGTCTCCGATCTGATGTCCCGTCATCCGATTTCCGTCAGGGAAGAAACCTCGATCCACGACGCCATTAAGCTGATGGTTGAACATAAGATCGGGGCGCTTCCGGTCGTTGATATCGACAACAAACTGGTCGGGATCTTCACGGAGATCGACGCCCTCCAATATTGTCTCGTTCTGATCGAGCGGTATTAG
- a CDS encoding hemerythrin domain-containing protein, which yields MKIKDFMTHDHERLEQILRDFLKARDQDGVRARELFNAFKSGVEKHMAWEEEILFPAIERRTGMHLPGPTVLVQSQHRQIKALFEKISAQIDKEGGTEEVLKELTGLLALHSREEERILYPWIDVSLGKEEREAALEQMKQCSTMG from the coding sequence ATGAAAATAAAAGATTTCATGACGCACGATCATGAACGGCTTGAACAGATCCTGAGAGATTTTTTAAAAGCGAGGGATCAAGACGGCGTCCGCGCCCGGGAGTTGTTTAATGCGTTTAAATCCGGCGTCGAAAAGCATATGGCCTGGGAGGAAGAGATTCTCTTCCCGGCGATCGAGCGCCGGACCGGGATGCACCTCCCCGGCCCCACGGTGCTCGTCCAATCCCAACATCGGCAGATCAAAGCCCTCTTTGAGAAGATCTCGGCCCAAATCGATAAAGAAGGTGGAACCGAGGAGGTGCTCAAAGAGTTGACCGGTCTGCTGGCCCTTCACAGCCGGGAGGAAGAAAGGATTCTTTATCCCTGGATCGATGTTTCTCTCGGCAAGGAGGAGCGGGAAGCGGCGTTGGAACAGATGAAACAATGTTCGACAATGGGGTGA
- a CDS encoding Hsp20/alpha crystallin family protein, with protein sequence MDVARWEPFKKIKRWDPFREMEEMSARLRDLMGKGSMTRINGEEALTSIDWVPEVDIIESEKEYLIKAELPEIKKEDVKVSVEKGVLTIQGERKQEKEEKGKKFHRIERSYGAFERSFTLPDDADQGKVSAEFKDGILSVHLAKSEKAAPKPIEVKAA encoded by the coding sequence ATGGACGTGGCACGCTGGGAACCGTTTAAAAAGATCAAACGCTGGGACCCGTTTCGAGAGATGGAAGAGATGTCGGCGCGTCTGAGGGATCTGATGGGGAAGGGATCGATGACCCGGATCAACGGGGAGGAAGCGCTGACCTCGATCGACTGGGTGCCGGAGGTCGATATCATCGAAAGCGAAAAGGAGTATCTGATCAAAGCCGAGCTTCCTGAGATCAAGAAAGAAGATGTAAAGGTTTCGGTGGAAAAGGGGGTCCTCACGATTCAGGGAGAACGCAAACAGGAAAAAGAAGAGAAGGGAAAGAAATTCCATCGAATCGAGCGCTCTTACGGCGCCTTCGAGCGAAGCTTCACCCTTCCCGATGACGCCGACCAGGGAAAAGTCTCCGCCGAATTTAAGGACGGAATCTTGAGCGTCCATCTGGCGAAATCGGAAAAAGCGGCCCCGAAGCCGATCGAAGTAAAAGCAGCATAA
- a CDS encoding response regulator transcription factor codes for MKDQNGIHQRIISAPVFRRELTKREIEVLTLVAQGYKNREIAKKLGVAVKTLENHRVNIMNKLGLRNTVQMIRYAIEKGIVPIEDR; via the coding sequence TTGAAGGATCAAAACGGCATACATCAAAGAATCATCTCAGCACCCGTCTTTCGTCGTGAGCTCACAAAACGAGAGATCGAAGTCCTAACGTTGGTGGCGCAAGGTTATAAGAACAGAGAAATCGCTAAGAAACTCGGGGTGGCGGTCAAGACCTTGGAGAACCATCGGGTCAACATCATGAACAAGCTCGGTCTTCGAAACACCGTTCAGATGATCCGCTACGCGATCGAAAAGGGTATCGTTCCGATTGAGGATAGATAA
- a CDS encoding efflux RND transporter periplasmic adaptor subunit codes for MNQRSGSRWIGGSVGVLGLLLLLAWMQGWLSGERVSPGREIPAPVSAAGLKTVPAQERADPVVTGWPGTVVAKTKAVLSAQIPARVVEVTVRQGDLVKRGTVLVRLDSEESLARFKQAEAAWSGATARRKQAEATYRRMKTLIVEEVVAPQQFEAAEAAFQTAQAEEEAARRQREAAEVVLDFTTVTAPFDGRVTRREVEPGEFAAPGRPLLALDATDLFQLETPLPLAEEGALQIGQRHPVEIAGLPAMQGTIDEIIPAADPETRTVTVKVLLPRGAAVRSGLFGRLLLSGVATKGVFVPKRAVREIGQLETVRVLESGRVITRHVQTGREAGEEIEILSGLRPNEQVVVEGGA; via the coding sequence ATGAATCAACGGAGCGGATCAAGGTGGATCGGCGGAAGCGTCGGCGTATTGGGACTGCTTCTGCTTCTGGCCTGGATGCAGGGGTGGCTGAGCGGGGAGCGGGTTTCTCCGGGGCGTGAGATTCCCGCCCCGGTCTCCGCGGCGGGCCTGAAAACGGTCCCGGCGCAAGAAAGGGCCGATCCGGTCGTCACCGGTTGGCCGGGTACCGTCGTAGCCAAAACCAAAGCCGTTCTGTCGGCGCAGATTCCGGCGCGCGTTGTGGAGGTGACGGTTCGGCAGGGTGATCTTGTGAAGAGAGGAACGGTCCTGGTCCGCCTCGATTCGGAAGAGTCCCTTGCGCGTTTCAAGCAGGCCGAGGCGGCGTGGTCGGGAGCAACAGCCCGCCGCAAGCAGGCGGAAGCGACTTACCGAAGGATGAAGACGCTGATCGTGGAGGAGGTCGTCGCCCCCCAGCAGTTCGAGGCGGCCGAGGCGGCTTTTCAGACGGCCCAAGCGGAGGAAGAGGCGGCCCGTCGCCAGCGGGAGGCGGCGGAGGTGGTCTTGGACTTTACGACGGTGACCGCCCCCTTCGACGGCCGGGTGACGCGGAGGGAGGTCGAACCGGGAGAGTTCGCCGCGCCGGGGCGTCCGCTGCTGGCGCTCGATGCGACCGATCTCTTTCAGCTGGAGACGCCCCTTCCGCTCGCTGAAGAAGGAGCTCTTCAAATCGGCCAGCGCCATCCGGTCGAGATCGCCGGCCTGCCGGCGATGCAGGGGACGATCGATGAGATCATTCCGGCCGCCGATCCGGAGACCCGGACGGTAACGGTGAAGGTCCTCCTCCCGAGGGGCGCCGCGGTTCGCTCCGGGCTGTTCGGACGGTTGCTCCTCTCCGGCGTTGCGACGAAGGGGGTCTTTGTTCCGAAGCGCGCCGTCCGTGAGATCGGTCAGCTTGAAACGGTCCGGGTGCTTGAATCGGGAAGGGTGATCACCCGACATGTCCAGACCGGGCGGGAGGCGGGGGAGGAGATCGAAATTCTCTCCGGGCTTCGGCCGAACGAGCAGGTTGTTGTGGAAGGGGGCGCTTAA